In Selenomonas dianae, a genomic segment contains:
- a CDS encoding DegT/DnrJ/EryC1/StrS family aminotransferase — MSIMVTRSSMPSMEEYIAEIRDIWQSRWLTNMGAKHQEFQSALRNFFGVAQVELFTNGHMALELSLQAMNLTGEVVTTPFTFASTTHAIVRNGLEPVFCDIDPEDYTMDVTKIERLITERTSAIMPVHVYGNVCRVEEIERIARRYGLKVIYDAAHSFGVRYRGRSTAVYGDVACFSFHATKVFHTIEGGAACFRDEELGRKLYRLKNFGIRDAECVDGIGSNAKMNEFCAAMGLCNLRHVHDDIARRKAVAERYRERLEGIGGVQLNPMQTDVVPNYAYFPVVFHEKEFGSTRDDVFAALERADVHSRKYFYPLTNTFECFHGKYDVEQTPIARDIANRVLTLPIYPELEAAEVDRICDVVLSCRA; from the coding sequence ATGAGTATCATGGTGACGCGGTCGTCGATGCCGTCGATGGAGGAGTACATCGCGGAGATCCGCGATATTTGGCAGTCGCGTTGGCTGACCAATATGGGGGCAAAGCATCAGGAGTTTCAATCAGCCCTGAGGAACTTTTTTGGTGTGGCACAGGTCGAGCTCTTTACGAACGGACATATGGCGCTCGAACTCTCGCTGCAGGCGATGAATCTCACGGGCGAGGTCGTCACGACACCGTTCACATTTGCCTCGACGACGCACGCGATTGTACGCAACGGACTGGAGCCGGTATTCTGCGATATTGACCCTGAGGACTATACGATGGATGTGACGAAGATCGAGCGTCTGATTACAGAGCGCACGTCTGCCATTATGCCCGTCCATGTCTATGGGAATGTCTGCCGTGTGGAGGAGATCGAGCGCATTGCCCGCAGGTATGGGCTGAAGGTGATCTATGATGCCGCACATTCCTTTGGCGTGCGTTATCGGGGGCGGAGTACGGCAGTGTACGGCGATGTTGCGTGTTTCAGTTTCCATGCGACAAAGGTCTTTCACACCATCGAGGGCGGCGCGGCGTGCTTTCGCGATGAGGAGCTTGGGCGAAAGCTGTACCGCCTGAAGAACTTTGGCATTCGCGACGCGGAGTGCGTCGACGGCATCGGCTCCAATGCGAAGATGAACGAGTTCTGTGCGGCGATGGGGCTGTGCAACCTGCGCCATGTCCATGACGATATTGCGCGGCGCAAGGCGGTCGCGGAACGCTATCGTGAGCGGTTGGAAGGCATCGGCGGCGTGCAGCTGAACCCCATGCAGACGGATGTCGTGCCGAACTACGCCTATTTCCCCGTGGTGTTTCATGAAAAGGAGTTCGGCAGTACGCGCGACGATGTGTTTGCCGCGTTGGAGCGGGCCGACGTACACAGCAGGAAGTATTTCTACCCGCTCACGAATACCTTTGAATGTTTCCATGGGAAGTATGACGTAGAGCAGACCCCGATTGCGCGTGATATTGCCAACCGCGTTCTGACACTGCCGATCTATCCGGAACTGGAGGCGGCGGAGGTGGATCGTATTTGTGACGTGGTTCTTTCCTGCAGAGCGTGA
- a CDS encoding glycosyltransferase translates to MNDRKIAVIAQCDAGGGSAIRPYLDAIDVPQGYAVELIEIPSGGNVAAAYQRAMEGSDAKYKVYLAAGSILLRLNFFAEMLRVFADPAIGIMGLVGTAQLSTSGVFAESPSICGKLLYMDDTGFHGDDIADDVEDVMAVSSDLIATQYDIPWRSDLFHGDCFFAEAQCIEFRKRGYRTVVPRQEEAWLLAGKKEFQYNQTSREVFLDTYSKDIYPLVSVIIPTFERPHYFRLALESVLAQTYRNLDIFITDNSHNTETADMMRRDFSDDPRIHYEHHPSYGAFENWARARSYDNADARYVNWLMDDDLFMPDKIAVMMDAFFAHPDISFVTSYRELIDADGNKLPDIPVTSPIAQEVTKFSGETIGANILAHLTNFVGEPTTALLKKKFMLDGHDLGFSGREGKYLISDFPTWLRLLSQGNMVYFPQPLSKFRVHDGNEQRSLPCRIRCIICWALVIREAMKRNIYLHDSDTRRKAVTGWLRMASEFLRIATMTPNLWDDAEFRDLLCVFAGMSEALRNDCRIAFDIDTTLVLHMDEG, encoded by the coding sequence ATGAATGACAGGAAAATCGCAGTCATTGCCCAGTGCGATGCAGGTGGAGGCTCTGCCATACGCCCGTATCTCGATGCGATTGATGTGCCGCAGGGCTATGCGGTGGAGCTGATCGAGATACCGTCCGGTGGGAATGTCGCAGCCGCCTATCAGCGTGCGATGGAAGGGAGTGACGCGAAGTATAAAGTTTATCTCGCGGCGGGGAGCATCCTCTTGCGGCTGAATTTCTTTGCGGAGATGCTGCGCGTATTTGCGGATCCCGCAATCGGCATTATGGGGCTCGTCGGTACGGCGCAGCTCTCGACATCGGGGGTGTTTGCAGAGTCGCCATCGATCTGCGGAAAGCTTTTATATATGGATGATACCGGCTTCCACGGAGATGATATTGCGGACGATGTGGAGGATGTCATGGCGGTGAGCAGTGATCTCATCGCCACGCAGTACGATATTCCTTGGCGCAGTGATCTTTTCCATGGCGATTGTTTTTTTGCGGAAGCGCAGTGCATCGAATTCCGGAAGAGGGGCTATCGTACAGTTGTGCCCAGACAGGAAGAGGCGTGGCTGCTTGCGGGCAAGAAGGAATTTCAGTATAATCAAACGAGCCGTGAGGTGTTTCTCGATACGTATTCCAAGGACATCTATCCGCTCGTCTCGGTCATTATTCCAACGTTTGAGCGCCCGCACTATTTCCGCCTTGCACTTGAGAGCGTGCTTGCACAGACCTATCGCAATCTGGACATTTTCATTACGGACAACTCGCACAATACGGAGACGGCGGACATGATGCGGCGGGATTTTTCGGATGACCCGCGCATTCACTACGAACACCATCCCTCCTACGGGGCGTTTGAGAACTGGGCGCGCGCCCGCAGTTATGACAACGCGGATGCACGCTATGTCAACTGGCTGATGGACGATGATCTCTTTATGCCGGATAAGATCGCGGTCATGATGGACGCGTTCTTTGCACACCCCGACATTAGTTTTGTTACATCGTATCGGGAACTTATCGATGCGGATGGAAATAAGCTGCCGGATATTCCTGTAACAAGCCCCATTGCTCAGGAGGTTACGAAATTCAGCGGCGAGACAATTGGAGCGAATATTCTTGCACATCTGACTAATTTTGTCGGTGAACCGACCACGGCACTGCTCAAAAAGAAATTTATGTTGGATGGGCATGATCTGGGCTTTTCGGGCCGAGAGGGCAAATATCTCATATCAGATTTTCCCACGTGGCTGCGTCTGCTCAGTCAAGGAAATATGGTGTATTTTCCACAGCCGCTGAGCAAGTTCCGTGTTCATGACGGGAATGAACAGCGATCGCTGCCCTGCCGCATTCGTTGTATCATTTGTTGGGCGCTGGTCATTCGAGAGGCAATGAAACGCAATATCTACCTCCATGATTCAGATACACGTCGAAAGGCTGTTACGGGCTGGTTGAGGATGGCAAGTGAATTTCTTCGGATAGCCACAATGACGCCCAATCTTTGGGACGATGCGGAATTTCGTGATCTGCTGTGCGTTTTTGCAGGGATGTCGGAGGCTCTCCGCAACGATTGCCGCATTGCGTTCGATATTGACACAACGCTCGTATTGCATATGGATGAGGGCTGA
- a CDS encoding CatB-related O-acetyltransferase, translating to MCTKVLVVLGGDLDEELIPRYRRAEQEGTLSIVGYARCTERGLSVEGVRGEVEIHRVLLSCSKLFPMIAYLRRCAPEIPRAALLDGRIFRMPGLDVPRLFAENVGYAPLQAELTDREEAFLDVTRAEIPRVWSYGSRTVSVGVKSYFGGRIEWGYRGGVQEVRIGNYTSFGPHVVLEVGLNNQHDYRRITTYDPGCMDFDAEDWCSSLGYKSYAGGVHIGSDVWIGRGSRLKAAGDSGILTVGDGAVIAADSVVVKDVPPYAIVGGNPAQIIKYRFPPEMIESLLHLRWWDWPLEKIHEHLDVMNDPAAFLQRHGLWR from the coding sequence ATGTGTACGAAGGTACTCGTCGTTCTCGGCGGCGACTTGGACGAGGAGCTTATTCCTCGTTATCGGCGTGCGGAGCAGGAGGGGACGCTTTCGATTGTCGGTTATGCGAGATGTACGGAACGGGGGCTTTCCGTCGAGGGCGTGAGGGGAGAGGTGGAAATTCATCGCGTCCTGCTTTCCTGCTCGAAGCTCTTTCCGATGATTGCGTATCTGCGGCGCTGTGCACCCGAGATTCCGCGTGCAGCGCTGCTTGATGGGCGTATTTTTCGGATGCCGGGGCTGGACGTGCCGCGCCTCTTTGCGGAAAATGTCGGCTATGCGCCGCTTCAAGCGGAACTTACGGATCGGGAAGAGGCGTTTTTGGATGTGACGCGGGCAGAGATTCCGCGCGTCTGGTCGTATGGTTCACGTACGGTCTCGGTCGGCGTAAAGAGTTATTTTGGCGGACGCATCGAATGGGGCTATCGCGGCGGCGTGCAGGAGGTGCGCATCGGGAATTACACGTCCTTTGGCCCGCACGTTGTCCTTGAGGTCGGCTTGAACAATCAGCATGACTACCGCCGCATCACTACTTATGATCCGGGGTGTATGGATTTTGATGCGGAGGATTGGTGTTCCTCTCTGGGGTATAAGAGTTATGCGGGGGGGGTACATATCGGTTCGGATGTTTGGATCGGACGCGGCAGTCGCCTGAAGGCAGCGGGCGACAGCGGCATTCTGACGGTCGGGGACGGTGCGGTGATCGCGGCGGACAGTGTCGTTGTGAAGGATGTACCGCCCTACGCCATCGTGGGCGGCAATCCCGCACAGATCATCAAGTACCGTTTTCCTCCCGAGATGATTGAATCCCTCCTGCATCTGCGCTGGTGGGACTGGCCGCTGGAAAAGATACATGAGCACCTGGATGTTATGAACGATCCGGCTGCGTTTTTGCAAAGACATGGACTTTGGCGATAG